In the Phormidium ambiguum IAM M-71 genome, AAACTTTAGGCAAACAAAGTTTAGAAATAGCAGAAAAATTATCATCACCTACTTCTCAAGTCACAAGTTTAATTAACTTAGGTAATACTGAATTAGCTTTAGCTAAAAGAACAGAATCAGTTGCCACTGATACAACAGCTAGTCAAGAAATCCAACAAAGAAAAGCAGCAGCTTTAGCATACTATCAAAAAGCTGTTGATTTAGGTAGTTCTGGCAATCTAAAACTTCAGGCGCAAGTTAATCAAATGCGCTTGTTAATAGAAACTCAACAATGGAAAGAAGCGGAAAATTTATGGCCAGAAATTCAAACTGAACTTACCCAAACTCCTCCTAGTAGAATTAAAGTTTTTGCTCGAATTAATTTGGCTAATTCTTTGTTAAAATCTGGCAATTCCAATTTAGAGTTTGCCCAACCACAGAGTTTGGCAAAGTTGCTGGCGAATGCAGTTCAAGAAGCAAAAAGCTTGGCAGATAAACGTGCTGAATCTTATTCTTTAGGGACGCTGGGGGAATTATACGAAAAAACGGGACAATTTCAGGATGCAGAACAATTAACTCAACAAGCTTTGCAACAAGCTAATTTAATTAGTGCAGCAGATATTGGCTATTTGTGGGAGTGGCAATTGGGGAGACTTTACAAAAGTCAGAAAAATTGGGAAAATGCGATCGCATTCTACACCGCAGCAGTTAATACCTTAAAATCTCTCCGCACTGACTTGGTAAGTATTAACCTAGAAGTGCAGTTTTCGTTTAGGGATAGTGTAGAACCTGTTTATCGTCAATTAGTTGATTTACTTTTACTCCCACAAGCAGAAGTAACTCAACCAAAACTTATCCAAGCGCGGCAAGTAATTGAATCTTTACAGTTAGCTGAATTAGATAACTTTTTTCGGGAAGCTTGTTTAGATGCCAAACCAGAACAAATTGAAAAACTGGATGTAAAAGCCGCAGTAATTTATCCTGTAATTCTTCCCGATAGATTAGAAATCATTGTCAGTTTACCTCAACAACCTTTAAAAGACTATAAAATAGCGATTTCGCAAAATCAAGTTGAAAGCACCATTTATCAACTCGAACAAGCTTTAGCAATTCGACATTCTAACCAAGAGGAACGTTTACAACTCTCTCAAAAAATGTACGATTGGTTAATTCGTCCCCTGCAAGCCGATTTACAAGCCAGTGGCGTACAAACATTAGTATTTATCTCAGATGGTTCTTTGCGAAACATCCCAATGGCAGCTTTACATAATGGAGAAAAGTATTTATTAGAAGAGTACAATATTGCCCTAACTCCAGGTTTACAATTATTGAGAAGCCAACCTTTAAATCGGGAAAGATTGAGGGCATTAACGGGGGGATTAAGTGAAGAAAGAGAAGGCTTTTCGGCATTACCAGGCGTGAAATTAGAATTACAACAAATTAATGCGGAAGTGCCCGGAATCACACTTTTAAATCAAGATTTTACTAGTACAAGCTTGGAACAACAAGTGGCAACATTACCTTTTCCCGTTGTTCATTTAGCCACTCACGGACAGTTTAGTTCTAATTTTCAACAGACATTTATTTTAGCTTGGGATGGACCGATAAATGTCAAACAATTAGATGATTTATTGCGAAACAGAAACCCGAATTTACCCAGCGAAATTGAATTATTAGTTTTGAGTGCTTGCGAAACTGCTACTGGCGATAGTCGGGCGGCTTTGGGGCTTGCAGGTGTCGCAGTTAGGGCGGGGGCACGCAGTACTTTGGCAACTTTGTGGAAAGTTAGTGACGACTCTACTGCGGCGTTAATGACAGAATTTTATCGGGAGTTGGCAATACCTGGAATTACGAAAGCCGAAGCTTTACGTCGCGCCCAAATTACTTTATTAAATAATCGTCTTTACCGAAATCCTTATTTTTGGGCACCTTATGTTTTGGTGGGAAATTGGCTTTAGGGGAAACAGGGGAAAGGGGGAAAGGGGGAAAGGGGAAAAGGGGACAATGTGAATTATTTCACTTCTGCCTTCTTAGTCCCCAGTTCCCAGTTCCCATTACCTAGTTATTAAATACCTTTGCGGCGGCGGCGACACCTGCGCCGGGGGTGAAGGCATCGTAACCTAGTTCTAGTAAGGCTGCTTCTAGAGATGCGATCGCAGTTAGTATATCTCGATCGCTCACAAAACCCAAATGCCCAATGCGGAAGATTTTACCTTTCAAATGGTCTTGTCCTCCCGCCATTGCGATATCATAGCGTTTCTTAAGCACCTTGCGAATTTGCTCAGAATCTACTTGCACTGGCGCTACTGCGGTAATCGCAGGCGAAGCAGCATTATCCGGCGCAAACAAAGGCAAACTCAAAGCTTTTACCGCTTCACGAGTGGCATTTTTCAACCGTTGATGACGGGCAAAAATATTTTCCAAACCTTCTTTTTGCATCATCTGCAAAGTGGTTTGTAATGCCACAATTAAGTTTACTGGTGGCGTAAAGGGAAAACTATTTTTTGCCGCATCTTTGCGATACTTTCCTAAGTCCAAATAATACTTAGGTAACTTAGCAGTTTTGTATGCTTCCCAAGCTTTCGCACTCACGCTAACAAAAGCTAAACCTGGAGGAATCATATAACCTTTTTGGGAACCTGAAGCTACCACATCAATTCCCCATTCATCGATGGGTAAATTAACTGCGCCCAAACTCGTTACTGCATCTACCATCATTAAAGCTTCACCGTGCGCTTTTACATGACGATTGATAGTTTCCAAATCATTTAATACGCCTGTAGAAGTTTCGCTGTGGGTAATAATTACCGCTTTAATTTGTTTTTCTGTATCAGCTTCTAGCTTTTCACGAAACATTTCCGCATCTAAAGGTTTACCCCATTCCGCAGTTACAGTTTCCGCATTTAAACCATAAGCTTGACAAACTTCTCCCCAACGTTCGCCAAACTTGCCATTACATCCTACCAAAACGCGATCGCCAGGACTCAAAAAATTAATAATCCCCGCTTCCATCGCCCCAGTACCGCTAGATGCCAAAACTAATACATCATTCTGGGTTTGGTGAAGCCACTTCAAATTTTGGAAGACTTCCGCCATAATTGGGGTAAACTCGCCACTACGATGCCCAATCGGATGTTTTGCTAAAGCGAGTAAAGCTTGTTCCGGTACAGGTGTTGGCCCCGGAATCATTAATATTAACTTATTATCCATCGATCTCTCCTACGCACAGTCTGCTATGTTGTAATTGTGAGTTCTGAATTTAGAATTTCTCAGAAAGTTTGGAATTAAATAATTTTCTGAACTCAAACCTCTGTAAGGGCGGCTTTTGTTATTAATTCTTCTGCTAGTACAAGTGGATTTGGTTTTAATTCTTCTACTGCTATTACAGAATATTTCTGCTTTCAACCGCCCCTACAACTCAAAACTCTGGTCTTTTCCCTCTAATGGGGAACTTTCAATTATACATTGTTGATTTCCAATTTAATAGTCATCAGCCAAATCTCAAATTTTAAACGGGCGGCTGAATTGTCTCTGTATGATTATTTTCCTCTACTACTGAACGATCGACAACATGATTTAAAGACCAAAAATACTCAGTCGGAAGTTTAGCTTGGGAACAAATATCTTCTATTTGCTTTTGTTGAGCAATAGCTTTCCGTAAAGTAATAATCAACTGCTTCACCTTTTCTTTTACTTCTGTATTACCAGACACAGCAAAATTAGTTTTCCGTTCTAGCAATTGCAGGATTAATTCGTATTGGACAGGAGAGGGAAGAGGTATTGGCTCCATATTAGGTAAACTTAAATTAGGTTAACAAATAGCCAATCAATTAGTCAGGCTTAATCTCACTAACTAAAGATTTAATTGCCAGTTCTGGATTTGGTTGTTTCACCAAAGACTCACCAATGAGTACACCAGTAGCGCCTGCTTTTGCTACTAAATGTAAATCATCTGGAGTATGCAATCCTGACTCACTTACTACCACGATATCGCGTTCTTTTAGTTGTTGACCGCGAGCAGCAAGCAAATCGCAGGTTAATTGTAAATCTACAGAAAAATCTTTCAAGTTGCGATTGTTAATCCCTACCAAATTTATATTCTCTAAGGCTAACACTCTATCTAATTCTTCTAAAGTGTGAACTTCAATCAAAGCCGTCATTTTTAAAGCTTGAGCGATTTTCACAAAATACTGTAAATCTTGGTTAGAAAGAATTGCTGCAATTAACAAGATTGCATCTGCACCTTTGGAACGGGCTAAATAAATTTGGTAAGGATAGATAATAAATTCCTTACACAACAAAGGTATGTTTACAGCTTGGCGAATCCGAGCTAAATTTTCAAATCCACCTTGAAAAAATTTGGTATCTGTCAGTACAGAAATACAAGCAGCACCACCATTTTGGTAAGCTTGGGCAATTGCTACTGGGTCGAAATCTTCCCGCAATACGCCTTTGCTGGGAGAAGCTTTTTTTACTTCAGCAATAATTGCAGGTTTTTTTGGGGCGCTTTTTAAAGCAGCAACAAAGTCGAGTGGAGGGGGAACATTAGCTATTTGCCTTTGTAAATCTACCAAGGATAGACGTTCCCGCATTTGGTCAACTTCTGTTTCTTTATACCAAACAATTTCTTCCAAAATGTTTCTTGGTGCAGCGTCAGGAGTAACAATTTGATAGCGTAATTCTTGTACTGCAACTGAAGGATTTGGGGGACGACGACGAATTTCCATACTTTAGGGACTGGGGATTGGGGACTGGGGACTGGGGACTGGGGAGGTGGGGAGGTAGGGAGGTAGGGAGGTAGGGAGAGTTAAAGAGGTATTTTAAGATTATCCCCCCTGCTCCCCTGCTCCTCTGCCCCCCTGCTCCCCTGCCCCCCTGCTCCCCTGCTTAATTTACGCTTTCACTGCTTCGGCGGCGCGTTTGTATGCGTCGTCTAAGACTTCTGAGAGTGTGGGGTGAGCGTGAACGAGGTATGCTAGAGAGTTAATTGATTGACGATTTGCGATCGCATTTGATGCTTCGTGAATCAAATCTGAAGCGTGCAAACCAATAATATGAACGCCTAAAACTTCGCCATTATCTTTCCGGTAAATCACTTTCGCAATTCCGTCTGCTTCACCTTCAGCAACTGCTTTAGAATTACCTTTAAAATAACTCCGCACGCTGGCAACTTCAAAACCTTCTTTACTTCCTAATTCTTTCGCTGCGGTTTCTGTCATGCCGACAAAACTAATTTCTGGGTGAGTAAAAGCAGCCGCAGGAACACTGTGATAATCTACGGTTTTATGTCTACCACAAATATTTTCTACAGCGGCAATTCCTTGAGCAGAAGCAGCATGAGCTAACATCATTTTACCAGTAGCATCTCCGATCGCCCAAAGATGTGGTACAACTTCCCCACTAGAAAGTACAGCCATTGTGTCATCAACGGGAATATAACCGCGACGGTCTAATTCTACTCCTACACTTTCCAAACCTAAGTTTTGCGTAAAAGGAATTCTCCCTGTTGCGACTAAACAAGCATCAACTTCTAAAACTTCTACAGTTTCTTTTGTTTTAGCATCAGCTAATTCAATTACTACTGGCGAACCGGGAGTAACTTTTTTCGCCAACATCCCCACTTTGGTTTCAATATCTCTGGGAGTAATTAAAATTCTTTCGGCTATTTTAGCAATATCCCGATCGAATCCTGGCATTAATTCTGGTAACGCTTCAATTAAAGTAATTTCCGAACCCAATGCGGAATAAATATCGGAAAATTCTAACCCAATGTAACCGCTACCTACAATTGCTACCCATTGCGGGAGTGAATCTAATTTAACTCCATCATCGCTGGTAAAAACTGTCTTGCCATCAACTTCTATTCCGGGAGGAACCCAAGGGGTTGAACCAGAAGCAATAATAATATTTTCGGCAGTAATTATTTTTTCCTGACCATCACTGGTAGAAATGGATAATTTTTGTGGGCCTGCTAATTTTGCCCAGCCTAAAATTGTATCTACGCCAATGCGTTTTAAGCTGTTGGTTAAATCTCCCCGCAGCTTAGAGACAATGTTAGCAGCATGATTTGCGATCGCTTCTCGATCGAATCCTACATTACCAACTTGAATTCCTAATGTTTTTAAATGGTGGGCATTGCGTAATTCTCGTACTCTACCCGAAGCTGCCAATAACGCTTTCGATGGGATACAACCACGATTAACACAGGTTCCACCCATATCACCAGCTTCTACGATCGCAGTCTTTAAACCACAGCTTACAGCATGAAGGGCAGCACCATGTCCGCCCACGCCAGCACCAACAATTGCTAAGTCGTAATCAAA is a window encoding:
- a CDS encoding CHAT domain-containing protein yields the protein MFKLLKFSLALCLGLAISFAWENLIPPSPAIANFTPLCNSSLRSLRLCGSISSNSNSPQLLQQGKNLYEAEQFAEAIKVWRQAERNFAAEKDTLNQSLTLSFLSLAYQKLGDRQSAQSTIDQSLKLLQTIPDSTQGKYQILAIALNTQGRLQQSLGQTEVAFSTLQRATEAYEKAGDEEGRIGSLINQAQTLKSLGFYRRASQILTELEQNIQQQSNPQLKFKGLLNLSAILRSNGELEKAQTLGKQSLEIAEKLSSPTSQVTSLINLGNTELALAKRTESVATDTTASQEIQQRKAAALAYYQKAVDLGSSGNLKLQAQVNQMRLLIETQQWKEAENLWPEIQTELTQTPPSRIKVFARINLANSLLKSGNSNLEFAQPQSLAKLLANAVQEAKSLADKRAESYSLGTLGELYEKTGQFQDAEQLTQQALQQANLISAADIGYLWEWQLGRLYKSQKNWENAIAFYTAAVNTLKSLRTDLVSINLEVQFSFRDSVEPVYRQLVDLLLLPQAEVTQPKLIQARQVIESLQLAELDNFFREACLDAKPEQIEKLDVKAAVIYPVILPDRLEIIVSLPQQPLKDYKIAISQNQVESTIYQLEQALAIRHSNQEERLQLSQKMYDWLIRPLQADLQASGVQTLVFISDGSLRNIPMAALHNGEKYLLEEYNIALTPGLQLLRSQPLNRERLRALTGGLSEEREGFSALPGVKLELQQINAEVPGITLLNQDFTSTSLEQQVATLPFPVVHLATHGQFSSNFQQTFILAWDGPINVKQLDDLLRNRNPNLPSEIELLVLSACETATGDSRAALGLAGVAVRAGARSTLATLWKVSDDSTAALMTEFYRELAIPGITKAEALRRAQITLLNNRLYRNPYFWAPYVLVGNWL
- a CDS encoding pyridoxal-phosphate-dependent aminotransferase family protein, encoding MDNKLILMIPGPTPVPEQALLALAKHPIGHRSGEFTPIMAEVFQNLKWLHQTQNDVLVLASSGTGAMEAGIINFLSPGDRVLVGCNGKFGERWGEVCQAYGLNAETVTAEWGKPLDAEMFREKLEADTEKQIKAVIITHSETSTGVLNDLETINRHVKAHGEALMMVDAVTSLGAVNLPIDEWGIDVVASGSQKGYMIPPGLAFVSVSAKAWEAYKTAKLPKYYLDLGKYRKDAAKNSFPFTPPVNLIVALQTTLQMMQKEGLENIFARHQRLKNATREAVKALSLPLFAPDNAASPAITAVAPVQVDSEQIRKVLKKRYDIAMAGGQDHLKGKIFRIGHLGFVSDRDILTAIASLEAALLELGYDAFTPGAGVAAAAKVFNN
- a CDS encoding DUF5340 domain-containing protein, with translation MEPIPLPSPVQYELILQLLERKTNFAVSGNTEVKEKVKQLIITLRKAIAQQKQIEDICSQAKLPTEYFWSLNHVVDRSVVEENNHTETIQPPV
- the trpC gene encoding indole-3-glycerol phosphate synthase TrpC, with protein sequence MEIRRRPPNPSVAVQELRYQIVTPDAAPRNILEEIVWYKETEVDQMRERLSLVDLQRQIANVPPPLDFVAALKSAPKKPAIIAEVKKASPSKGVLREDFDPVAIAQAYQNGGAACISVLTDTKFFQGGFENLARIRQAVNIPLLCKEFIIYPYQIYLARSKGADAILLIAAILSNQDLQYFVKIAQALKMTALIEVHTLEELDRVLALENINLVGINNRNLKDFSVDLQLTCDLLAARGQQLKERDIVVVSESGLHTPDDLHLVAKAGATGVLIGESLVKQPNPELAIKSLVSEIKPD
- the lpdA gene encoding dihydrolipoyl dehydrogenase, coding for MSQGFDYDLAIVGAGVGGHGAALHAVSCGLKTAIVEAGDMGGTCVNRGCIPSKALLAASGRVRELRNAHHLKTLGIQVGNVGFDREAIANHAANIVSKLRGDLTNSLKRIGVDTILGWAKLAGPQKLSISTSDGQEKIITAENIIIASGSTPWVPPGIEVDGKTVFTSDDGVKLDSLPQWVAIVGSGYIGLEFSDIYSALGSEITLIEALPELMPGFDRDIAKIAERILITPRDIETKVGMLAKKVTPGSPVVIELADAKTKETVEVLEVDACLVATGRIPFTQNLGLESVGVELDRRGYIPVDDTMAVLSSGEVVPHLWAIGDATGKMMLAHAASAQGIAAVENICGRHKTVDYHSVPAAAFTHPEISFVGMTETAAKELGSKEGFEVASVRSYFKGNSKAVAEGEADGIAKVIYRKDNGEVLGVHIIGLHASDLIHEASNAIANRQSINSLAYLVHAHPTLSEVLDDAYKRAAEAVKA